The Rhizobium leguminosarum genome includes a region encoding these proteins:
- the chrA gene encoding chromate efflux transporter yields MTTVVNEEAGAPGADNHELPFAEAVKVWARVAALSFGGPAGQIAMMHRIIVEEKRWIGENRFLHALNYCTLLPGPEAQQLAIYIGWLLHKTKGGLVAGTLFVLPGAVAIMGLSWIYAIFGNVGAVQALFFGLKAAVLAIVLGAVLRIGSRSLKNKVMIGLAAAAFVALWLFQAPFPLVVVVAGLIGFIGGKMGWAAFSTNGGHGKIGDKQVADADSLLGEGVPAHTRPNAAWLLKVAIVGAIAWWGPIILLFALLGSHNVFSDIAIFFSKMAMVTFGGAYAVLSYVAQEAVNHYGWLKPGEMLDGLGLAETTPGPLIMVTQFVGFMGAYRAPGGLSPLLAGTLGGLLTTWVTFVPCFLWILLGAPFMESLRSNKALSAALSAITAAVVGIILNLALWFALHVLFADVRKVSGFGISLDVPVLSSVNLPSLVLTLAAVIAVFRFKVGLLTVLAASALAGLAYGLTFGVHP; encoded by the coding sequence ATGACGACCGTGGTCAATGAAGAAGCCGGCGCCCCTGGAGCGGACAACCATGAACTGCCGTTTGCGGAAGCCGTGAAGGTCTGGGCGCGCGTGGCCGCGCTCAGCTTCGGAGGACCCGCCGGCCAGATCGCCATGATGCACAGGATCATCGTCGAGGAAAAGCGCTGGATCGGCGAGAACCGCTTCCTCCATGCCCTCAATTACTGCACGCTCCTGCCCGGGCCGGAGGCGCAGCAGCTGGCAATCTACATCGGCTGGCTGCTGCACAAGACCAAGGGCGGTCTTGTCGCAGGGACGCTGTTCGTGCTGCCCGGCGCCGTCGCGATCATGGGCTTAAGCTGGATCTACGCGATCTTCGGCAATGTTGGAGCAGTTCAGGCGCTGTTCTTCGGGCTGAAGGCCGCGGTTCTCGCAATTGTTCTCGGCGCCGTTCTTCGGATCGGCAGCAGATCGCTGAAGAACAAGGTCATGATCGGCCTGGCGGCCGCCGCCTTTGTCGCCTTGTGGCTCTTTCAGGCGCCCTTTCCGCTGGTGGTAGTCGTGGCGGGGCTGATCGGCTTCATCGGTGGCAAAATGGGTTGGGCGGCGTTCTCGACGAACGGAGGCCATGGAAAGATCGGCGACAAACAGGTCGCCGACGCCGACAGCCTCCTTGGCGAAGGCGTGCCCGCACACACGCGTCCGAACGCCGCCTGGCTGCTGAAGGTCGCAATTGTCGGCGCGATCGCGTGGTGGGGACCGATTATTCTCCTGTTCGCGCTCCTCGGCTCCCACAATGTCTTTTCCGACATTGCGATATTCTTCTCGAAGATGGCGATGGTGACCTTCGGCGGCGCCTATGCGGTTCTGTCCTACGTCGCCCAGGAAGCGGTCAATCACTACGGCTGGCTGAAGCCGGGCGAGATGCTGGACGGCCTGGGACTCGCAGAGACGACTCCGGGACCGCTGATCATGGTCACGCAGTTCGTCGGTTTCATGGGCGCCTACCGCGCGCCTGGCGGACTGTCGCCACTGCTTGCCGGAACCCTCGGAGGATTGCTGACGACCTGGGTCACCTTCGTCCCCTGCTTTCTCTGGATCCTGCTCGGAGCGCCGTTCATGGAATCGTTGCGCAGCAACAAGGCGCTTTCGGCGGCGCTTTCGGCGATCACGGCCGCGGTCGTGGGCATCATCCTCAACCTTGCCTTATGGTTCGCCCTGCACGTGCTATTCGCCGATGTCCGGAAGGTGAGCGGCTTCGGCATCTCGCTCGACGTTCCCGTTCTCAGTTCCGTCAACCTGCCGTCGCTCGTGTTGACGCTCGCTGCCGTCATCGCGGTTTTCCGTTTCAAGGTCGGGCTCTTGACCGTTCTGGCGGCGAGCGCGCTTGCCGGGCTGGCCTATGGCCTGACATTCGGGGTGCATCCATGA
- a CDS encoding DUF1206 domain-containing protein gives MTKGYRFDLLAKGGYAARGAVFLLVAGLALFSGLAGGRPETKSALSALLGQPLGRVWVGLIGLGLLGFVAWRLAQSLADSDGHGGKARGLAIRSALFGSAITYLGLAGYALGKALFMGGGSGNSGEKDLAGWIMSQPFGSYLAIAVGVGFVIGGFVTAAKGITRKFERHLRIPDQKGIVALVCIYGLVARGVVFAITGVLFAYAGFRVDPGQAGSMGDALEWLRQLPLGSFLYVAVAAGLAAFGIYNLVEARYRIVRSPSLADAKRSISMAGS, from the coding sequence ATGACCAAAGGATATCGATTTGATCTGCTCGCCAAAGGCGGTTATGCCGCGCGCGGCGCCGTCTTTCTCCTTGTGGCCGGGCTTGCTCTCTTCTCCGGCCTGGCCGGTGGCCGGCCGGAGACGAAATCCGCGCTTTCGGCACTGCTTGGGCAGCCTCTCGGTCGCGTTTGGGTTGGATTGATCGGGCTCGGCCTTCTCGGATTTGTCGCCTGGAGGTTGGCGCAGTCTCTAGCCGATAGCGACGGCCATGGCGGCAAGGCAAGAGGATTGGCGATCCGATCCGCACTCTTCGGCAGCGCCATCACCTATCTCGGGCTTGCCGGATATGCACTCGGCAAGGCTCTTTTCATGGGCGGCGGCAGCGGAAATTCCGGTGAAAAGGATCTGGCAGGATGGATCATGTCGCAGCCCTTCGGCTCCTACCTTGCGATCGCCGTCGGCGTTGGCTTCGTCATCGGCGGCTTCGTGACGGCCGCCAAGGGCATCACCAGGAAGTTCGAGCGCCACCTTCGGATACCTGATCAAAAGGGTATTGTGGCATTGGTATGCATCTACGGTCTTGTCGCCCGCGGCGTCGTGTTCGCGATTACCGGGGTCCTTTTCGCCTATGCGGGTTTCAGGGTGGATCCTGGACAAGCCGGCAGCATGGGCGACGCCTTGGAATGGCTCCGCCAGCTTCCGCTGGGATCCTTTCTGTACGTCGCCGTCGCCGCTGGATTGGCGGCTTTCGGAATTTATAATCTTGTTGAGGCAAGGTACCGCATCGTTCGGAGTCCTTCGCTGGCGGACGCTAAGCGTTCGATCTCGATGGCGGGTTCTTGA
- a CDS encoding PAS domain-containing protein has protein sequence MTAHTKEKLHGDLPSASSKAASADRKELAAIAFERTRMPMVVTDARKPDLPIVLANKAFLELTGYEAHEILGRNCRFLQGPATSPTAVAEIRAAIVEEREISVEILNYKKSGEQFWNRLHLSPVHGDDGRILYFFGSQIDMTEYRRIEALEASEHRLLMEVDHRSKNVLAIVDSIVRLSNAEDPALYAAAIQHRVQALARAHSLLAARRWTSISLEELIRQQVAPFAATRAFFSGPDVKMPAPVVQPLALVLHELAVNAAHHGALANAQGRLSISWKPGPSGAGFNIRWQEVGAPTPPKLAKRGFGTVIVGAMVEKQLKGRLEKTWSDEGLLIDIEVPSAGSTPA, from the coding sequence ATGACAGCCCATACCAAAGAAAAACTCCACGGGGATTTGCCCTCCGCATCTTCAAAAGCAGCTTCTGCCGATCGGAAAGAGTTGGCAGCGATCGCATTTGAACGCACCAGGATGCCGATGGTCGTTACCGACGCGCGTAAGCCCGATCTGCCGATCGTGCTCGCCAACAAGGCATTCCTTGAACTGACAGGTTACGAGGCCCATGAGATACTAGGCCGCAACTGTCGTTTTCTGCAAGGTCCTGCTACCTCTCCGACGGCCGTTGCCGAGATTCGTGCCGCTATCGTCGAAGAGCGCGAGATCAGCGTCGAGATTCTCAATTACAAGAAAAGCGGAGAGCAGTTCTGGAACCGCTTGCATCTCAGTCCCGTCCACGGAGATGACGGAAGGATCCTGTATTTCTTCGGGTCTCAAATAGACATGACGGAGTACCGGCGGATTGAGGCACTGGAGGCTTCCGAACATCGCCTGCTCATGGAGGTCGACCACCGATCGAAGAATGTCTTGGCGATCGTCGACAGCATCGTCCGCCTGAGCAACGCCGAAGACCCCGCGCTTTACGCCGCCGCCATTCAACACCGCGTGCAGGCGCTCGCCCGTGCGCATAGCTTGCTTGCTGCACGAAGATGGACGAGCATTTCTCTTGAGGAACTCATTCGCCAACAGGTGGCGCCGTTCGCGGCCACCCGCGCCTTTTTCAGCGGGCCGGATGTCAAAATGCCGGCACCGGTCGTCCAGCCCCTTGCGCTCGTGCTCCATGAGCTCGCTGTCAACGCAGCCCATCACGGTGCGCTTGCCAATGCGCAGGGCAGGCTTTCGATCAGTTGGAAGCCCGGACCATCAGGGGCCGGCTTTAACATCCGGTGGCAGGAGGTAGGCGCCCCCACTCCACCCAAATTGGCCAAGCGAGGTTTTGGTACGGTGATCGTCGGCGCAATGGTTGAAAAGCAGCTTAAAGGACGTCTGGAGAAAACCTGGTCGGACGAAGGGCTGCTTATCGACATTGAAGTTCCATCTGCCGGCTCGACCCCCGCATAA
- a CDS encoding pyridoxamine 5'-phosphate oxidase family protein — protein MTGLQLNPDFAIADEQSLRALFEPTHALAIVKCQNSLGEHAQEFIRRSPFFCIGTQSSEGKADVSPRGDPPGFVKVLDERTLAIPDRPGNNRLDTLSNIIANPNVGLLFLIPGFDDTLRVNGRASLTNDPQLLTSMSVADRLPKLAIIVNVSEVFMHCAKAFRRSRLWSPDHFQDRTEMPSLIKIILDETTGAPKDGDEMRKMDEDLEQAYRRTLY, from the coding sequence ATGACGGGTTTGCAACTCAATCCAGATTTTGCCATTGCGGATGAGCAGTCGCTTCGGGCGCTGTTCGAGCCGACCCACGCTCTGGCAATCGTGAAGTGTCAGAATTCGCTTGGCGAGCACGCGCAGGAATTCATCCGGCGCTCGCCATTCTTCTGCATCGGCACGCAGAGTTCGGAGGGAAAGGCCGACGTCAGTCCTCGCGGCGACCCTCCGGGGTTCGTCAAGGTTCTTGACGAACGCACCCTGGCGATCCCGGATCGACCCGGCAACAATCGTCTGGATACCTTAAGCAATATCATCGCCAACCCGAACGTCGGGCTATTGTTTCTTATCCCCGGTTTCGACGACACGTTGCGCGTCAACGGGCGGGCAAGCCTGACCAATGATCCTCAACTGCTGACGAGCATGAGCGTTGCCGATCGTCTCCCGAAACTCGCGATCATCGTCAACGTCAGCGAAGTTTTCATGCATTGCGCCAAGGCGTTCAGACGGTCCCGCTTGTGGAGCCCGGACCATTTCCAGGACCGCACGGAGATGCCCTCGCTGATAAAGATCATTCTGGATGAGACGACAGGGGCGCCGAAGGACGGGGATGAAATGCGAAAGATGGACGAAGACCTGGAACAAGCCTACCGAAGGACACTTTACTAA
- a CDS encoding HupE/UreJ family protein — translation MKQSSSGGGSRALVPGFSVLQPLLALLSVLVMAGAAAAHAVAEGDKGYIQEISGTNLIPFVYLGAKHMVTGYDHLLFLFGVIFFLYRLKHIGIYVSLFAVGHSTTMLLGVYYGWNVSSYLIDAIIGLSVVYKALDNLGAYQRWFGVQPNTKVATLIFGFFHGLGLATKILEYDIAEDGLIPNLLAFNVGVEIGQLIALTVILIAMSYWRKTSSFLRHAYTANVIMMTAGFVLIGYQLTGYFVA, via the coding sequence ATGAAGCAATCCTCTTCCGGAGGCGGAAGCCGCGCGCTCGTGCCCGGTTTCTCCGTCCTCCAACCGTTGCTTGCGCTGCTATCCGTCCTTGTGATGGCCGGTGCAGCGGCAGCCCACGCGGTCGCAGAAGGCGACAAGGGCTACATCCAGGAGATATCGGGGACCAATCTGATCCCGTTCGTCTACCTGGGCGCCAAACATATGGTGACCGGATACGACCACCTGCTGTTCCTGTTCGGCGTAATCTTCTTCCTCTACAGGCTGAAGCACATCGGCATCTATGTCAGCCTCTTCGCCGTCGGCCACTCGACGACGATGCTGCTCGGCGTCTACTACGGCTGGAACGTCAGCTCCTATCTGATCGACGCGATCATTGGCCTGTCGGTCGTCTACAAGGCACTCGACAATCTCGGGGCGTACCAACGATGGTTCGGCGTCCAGCCGAACACCAAGGTCGCCACCTTGATCTTCGGCTTCTTTCACGGCCTCGGTCTGGCGACCAAGATCCTCGAATACGACATCGCCGAGGACGGGCTGATACCGAACCTGCTCGCCTTCAATGTCGGCGTCGAGATCGGCCAGCTCATCGCCCTGACGGTCATCCTCATCGCCATGAGCTACTGGCGCAAGACGTCTAGTTTCCTGCGCCACGCCTATACAGCCAACGTCATCATGATGACCGCCGGATTCGTGCTGATCGGATATCAGCTCACCGGCTACTTCGTCGCATAA
- a CDS encoding cation diffusion facilitator family transporter, with product MFASIREWFGFGQGGQSHGHSHGSHGHSHGDAGGHGHTHGVVDPSIASSERGIWAIKWSFVILAITAALQLVVVFSSGSVALLADTIHNIGDAATAIPLWIAFTLVRRKPTKTFNYGLGRVEDLAGMLIVLIILFSAIVAGYEAIDRLMNPQPITQLLAVAVAGVVGFIGNEAVAVFRIGVGRQMNSAALIADGYHARTDGLTSLAVVAGAVGVWLGFPLADPIIGLLITIAIFGIVWQSARAVITRSLDGVEPGITDEIRHAAEHVEGIGGLTDVKARWIGHRLHADVTISVSGDKPVADANVIVATLRNELHAHLPALGTATIQIAEAAAVAPTSARGHGHHHAPAAFTVSSRLATGLLEIVDTPEGERMRLSISKHARGLEAVVEIARDGLVERLPLLPSPADHHALISNVAPAEPHAFDAVLKLMAGIDVDDLPFRMEEPEGHHH from the coding sequence ATGTTCGCCAGCATCAGGGAATGGTTCGGTTTCGGCCAAGGCGGTCAATCCCATGGCCACAGTCACGGCTCGCACGGCCACTCCCACGGAGATGCCGGAGGCCACGGGCACACGCACGGCGTCGTCGATCCCAGCATCGCCTCGTCCGAGCGCGGCATCTGGGCGATCAAGTGGTCGTTCGTCATTCTGGCGATCACCGCGGCGCTGCAGCTTGTCGTCGTCTTCTCTTCGGGAAGCGTGGCACTGCTGGCCGACACCATCCACAATATCGGTGATGCCGCCACGGCAATTCCTTTGTGGATCGCCTTCACGCTGGTCAGACGGAAGCCGACGAAAACCTTCAACTATGGCCTCGGCCGGGTCGAGGACCTTGCCGGCATGCTGATCGTTCTGATCATTCTCTTCAGCGCCATCGTCGCCGGCTATGAGGCAATCGACCGCCTGATGAACCCGCAGCCGATCACCCAACTTCTGGCGGTCGCCGTCGCCGGCGTCGTCGGCTTCATCGGCAACGAGGCCGTGGCGGTGTTCCGCATCGGTGTCGGCAGGCAGATGAACAGCGCCGCGCTGATTGCCGACGGCTACCACGCCCGCACCGATGGTTTGACGAGCCTGGCGGTCGTCGCCGGCGCCGTCGGGGTCTGGCTCGGCTTTCCGCTCGCCGATCCGATCATCGGCCTGTTGATCACCATCGCGATCTTCGGCATCGTCTGGCAGTCGGCGCGCGCCGTCATCACCCGCAGCCTCGACGGCGTCGAGCCTGGCATCACCGACGAGATTCGTCATGCCGCAGAGCATGTCGAGGGCATCGGTGGTCTGACGGACGTGAAGGCACGCTGGATCGGTCACCGGCTCCATGCCGACGTTACGATCTCGGTCAGCGGCGACAAGCCCGTCGCGGATGCCAACGTCATCGTGGCCACGCTTCGCAATGAGCTTCACGCACATCTTCCGGCGCTTGGTACGGCGACCATCCAGATCGCCGAGGCAGCCGCCGTAGCGCCCACCAGCGCTCGCGGCCACGGGCATCACCACGCACCCGCTGCGTTCACGGTGAGTTCCCGATTGGCGACCGGATTGCTGGAGATTGTCGACACGCCCGAGGGTGAACGCATGCGGCTCTCCATTTCGAAACATGCTAGGGGACTTGAGGCCGTCGTTGAGATCGCCCGCGACGGTCTCGTTGAGCGGCTGCCGCTGCTCCCTTCGCCGGCCGATCATCACGCTTTGATCAGCAACGTCGCTCCGGCCGAGCCTCATGCGTTCGACGCGGTGCTGAAGCTGATGGCAGGCATCGACGTCGACGACCTTCCGTTTCGAATGGAAGAGCCGGAAGGCCATCATCACTGA
- a CDS encoding Cj0069 family protein: MTNAPPRIAIVWRGDRDARRAATPQNNRFHRIFEELAAVGLAPEPAVFDEEFADEVLEQLLAVDAVLVWVNPLDDGKTRKILDPLLRQVAEAGRFVSAHPDVILKMGVKEMLYETRHIGWGVDTRLYRTAAGFRQAFVPTFLVAGPRVLKRNRGNAGQGIWKVELVGAPAGGATLISVLEAKSGSVPETIDLSDFVSRCEAYFTEGGCIVDQPFQSRLPEGMIRCYLSGSRVVGFGQQLVKALVTPPSGPGREPLQPGPRIMHPASAEPFQTLRTRMESEWTPEMMSTLGIEEASLPIIWDADFLYGPPDSAGNDTYVLCEINVSSVFAIPDEAPVEIARAMASRLRQSAV; encoded by the coding sequence ATGACGAACGCGCCCCCACGGATTGCGATCGTCTGGCGCGGCGACCGGGACGCCCGGCGCGCGGCGACGCCGCAGAACAACCGCTTCCACCGGATCTTCGAAGAACTTGCGGCAGTCGGCCTTGCGCCGGAGCCCGCAGTCTTCGACGAAGAATTCGCCGACGAGGTCCTCGAACAGCTCCTTGCAGTCGACGCCGTGCTTGTCTGGGTGAACCCGCTGGATGACGGAAAGACGAGAAAGATCCTCGATCCGCTTCTGCGACAGGTGGCAGAAGCCGGCCGATTTGTTAGCGCGCATCCGGACGTGATCCTCAAGATGGGCGTCAAGGAGATGCTCTACGAGACCAGGCATATCGGCTGGGGCGTCGACACACGTCTCTATCGCACCGCGGCAGGCTTCCGCCAGGCGTTCGTTCCAACCTTCCTAGTCGCCGGGCCACGCGTGTTGAAGCGGAACCGCGGCAACGCCGGGCAAGGTATTTGGAAGGTCGAACTCGTGGGAGCGCCCGCCGGCGGTGCGACCTTGATCAGTGTGCTGGAAGCGAAATCAGGCAGCGTTCCTGAAACCATAGACCTGTCCGACTTCGTTTCCCGCTGCGAAGCCTACTTCACCGAGGGTGGCTGCATCGTCGATCAGCCGTTTCAGTCCCGTCTGCCCGAGGGCATGATCCGCTGCTACCTGTCTGGAAGCAGGGTCGTGGGCTTCGGACAACAATTGGTCAAGGCGCTGGTGACGCCGCCGTCGGGACCTGGTCGCGAGCCACTTCAACCCGGTCCACGGATCATGCATCCGGCATCCGCAGAACCGTTCCAGACCTTGAGGACAAGGATGGAAAGTGAGTGGACGCCGGAAATGATGTCGACGCTTGGGATCGAGGAAGCGTCATTGCCGATCATCTGGGACGCCGATTTCCTCTACGGGCCACCAGACTCTGCAGGCAACGACACCTACGTTCTCTGCGAGATCAACGTCAGCTCCGTCTTCGCCATTCCTGACGAAGCCCCTGTGGAGATTGCACGCGCAATGGCGTCGCGGCTGCGCCAGTCCGCAGTGTAA
- a CDS encoding chromate resistance protein ChrB domain-containing protein codes for MPSFLEITPEKLNRIVGTSDAQTLIDVRTDEDFAADPRLLPGSIRRDYRKVGEWGPSLAGPAVVVCQQGRKLSQGIAAHLRYAGIHAEVLEGGFEAWRQAEGLLVPEDKLPPRDAHGRTVWVTRSRPKIDRIACPWLIRRFVDPSAVFLFVPASEVLLVGDRFGATPFDIEEVFWSHRGELCTFDVMIDELGLSSPPLLHLATIVRGADTARPELAPEVAGLLAASLGLSRMFNDDLEQLDAGLTLYDAFYRWCRDATGETHNWPNAKAGQ; via the coding sequence ATGCCGTCATTTCTTGAAATCACACCTGAGAAGCTGAATCGGATCGTCGGTACATCAGACGCCCAGACGCTGATAGACGTCCGCACTGACGAGGACTTCGCCGCCGATCCCAGACTGCTGCCCGGCTCGATCCGGCGGGATTACCGCAAGGTAGGGGAATGGGGGCCGTCGCTTGCCGGACCCGCCGTCGTCGTATGCCAGCAGGGACGCAAGCTCAGTCAAGGCATCGCCGCCCACCTCAGGTACGCAGGAATTCACGCCGAAGTTCTGGAAGGTGGCTTCGAGGCCTGGCGGCAGGCCGAAGGCCTTCTGGTTCCGGAAGACAAGCTTCCACCGCGCGATGCACACGGCCGCACCGTCTGGGTGACCCGCTCCCGCCCGAAGATCGACAGGATCGCCTGCCCATGGCTCATCCGCCGTTTCGTGGATCCGTCCGCGGTCTTCCTGTTCGTGCCCGCATCGGAGGTTTTGCTGGTCGGCGACCGCTTCGGCGCGACGCCGTTCGACATAGAGGAGGTGTTCTGGTCTCACCGTGGCGAACTCTGCACCTTCGACGTGATGATCGATGAACTAGGCCTGAGCTCGCCCCCTCTGCTGCATCTGGCGACGATCGTCCGGGGTGCGGACACCGCGCGGCCGGAACTTGCTCCGGAAGTGGCGGGTCTGCTCGCAGCGTCGCTTGGTCTGTCCCGTATGTTCAACGACGACCTCGAGCAGTTGGACGCAGGCCTGACGCTATACGACGCTTTCTATCGCTGGTGCCGGGATGCGACTGGAGAGACGCACAATTGGCCGAACGCAAAGGCGGGGCAGTAA
- a CDS encoding metal-sensing transcriptional repressor encodes MDTMSEPHTHATHPEIVKRLKRAEGHLKSVITMIEAGKPCLDIAQQLSAVEKAIINAKRTLIQDHLDHCLEETVGALPRDKRQSIDEFKTITKYL; translated from the coding sequence ATGGACACGATGAGCGAACCTCACACCCACGCCACCCATCCGGAGATCGTCAAGCGCCTGAAGCGGGCCGAGGGTCATCTGAAGAGCGTCATCACGATGATCGAGGCAGGCAAGCCCTGTCTCGACATCGCCCAGCAGCTCTCCGCGGTGGAGAAGGCGATCATCAACGCCAAACGGACGCTGATCCAGGATCATCTCGATCACTGCCTCGAAGAGACGGTCGGCGCCCTGCCGCGCGACAAGCGGCAGTCCATCGACGAGTTCAAGACGATCACGAAGTATCTTTGA
- a CDS encoding ABC transporter permease, producing the protein MFQQIVDVQRDIYLAFAGHIKEFAAGGGWASFLAFLPMGIVFGAVHAMTPGHSKSVLATYLAGSSTRAHRALLVSLALSFTHVTMAVLIALLALPLVSHSFVDAGSSPTLEVVSRALLGVIGLWMLASALFRHDHAHAEGEGLLMGFAAGLVPCPLTLFVMTFAMIHQVVVTGLLFAFTMMIGVGLTLSVVALLTVVFRDRIAYLMRTRPQLLGSVSRATGALAGLVLVAVAALEIANWLAFT; encoded by the coding sequence ATGTTCCAGCAGATCGTCGACGTCCAGCGGGACATCTACCTCGCCTTCGCCGGCCACATAAAGGAATTTGCTGCGGGCGGCGGCTGGGCCTCGTTCCTCGCCTTCCTGCCGATGGGCATCGTTTTCGGCGCCGTCCATGCAATGACGCCCGGCCACAGCAAGTCCGTTCTTGCCACCTACCTTGCCGGATCCTCCACCAGGGCGCACCGGGCGCTGCTTGTATCGCTGGCGCTTTCCTTCACGCACGTGACGATGGCAGTCCTCATCGCGCTTCTCGCCCTGCCGCTGGTGTCGCATTCCTTCGTCGACGCCGGATCGTCTCCGACCCTCGAAGTCGTCAGCCGCGCCTTGCTAGGCGTCATCGGCCTCTGGATGCTGGCGTCGGCTCTGTTCCGGCACGATCACGCCCATGCGGAGGGCGAAGGGCTGTTGATGGGGTTCGCGGCCGGGCTGGTGCCGTGCCCGCTCACCCTGTTCGTGATGACCTTCGCCATGATCCATCAGGTCGTCGTCACCGGCCTGCTGTTCGCCTTCACCATGATGATAGGCGTCGGGCTGACGCTCTCCGTGGTCGCCCTTCTGACGGTGGTTTTCCGCGACCGTATCGCCTATCTGATGAGGACGCGGCCGCAGCTGCTGGGTTCCGTATCCCGTGCGACGGGTGCACTCGCGGGGCTGGTGCTGGTTGCAGTCGCTGCGCTCGAGATAGCGAACTGGCTGGCGTTTACATGA
- a CDS encoding transmembrane anchor protein, translated as MFNSQAPAPDDLPSSKQLIKSTVIAAAAAAAILVTVVLPSEYAIDPTGVGSALGLTAMGEIKTQLAEEAEMDRVKSTGAMPASPQQGSSLIDRIIREFGISQAHAQEMRKDEMSLTLQPGEGAEIKLTMIKGAKANYAWSANGGKVNFDTHGDGGGENISYEKGRGAADDSGVIEAAFDGNHGWFWRNRTSEPVTVTLTTDGAYTEIKRMM; from the coding sequence ATGTTCAATTCACAGGCACCCGCTCCGGACGACCTTCCTTCGTCGAAGCAGCTCATCAAGTCGACCGTGATCGCGGCGGCGGCAGCGGCCGCCATTCTCGTCACCGTCGTGCTTCCATCGGAATACGCGATCGATCCGACCGGCGTTGGCTCGGCACTTGGGCTGACCGCGATGGGGGAGATCAAGACCCAGCTCGCCGAGGAAGCAGAGATGGATCGCGTGAAGTCTACCGGGGCAATGCCGGCGAGCCCACAGCAGGGATCCTCGCTGATCGACCGCATCATTCGTGAGTTCGGCATCTCACAGGCCCACGCCCAGGAGATGCGAAAGGATGAGATGTCGTTGACCCTGCAGCCCGGCGAAGGTGCCGAGATCAAATTGACGATGATCAAGGGCGCAAAGGCCAATTATGCCTGGAGCGCGAACGGCGGCAAGGTGAACTTCGATACCCATGGCGACGGCGGCGGCGAGAACATCAGCTACGAGAAGGGCCGCGGCGCTGCCGATGATTCGGGCGTTATCGAAGCCGCTTTCGATGGCAATCACGGCTGGTTCTGGCGCAATCGCACCAGCGAACCGGTCACGGTTACGTTGACCACGGATGGTGCCTACACTGAAATCAAGCGCATGATGTAA
- a CDS encoding YqaA family protein, with the protein MADLLAYLGLFAAALGAATIMPMQSEAVLVGLLLSEKFSTFWLLAVASLGNVLGALANWLLGRGIERFREKRWFPIGPTALDRAQGWYRRFGKWSLLASWLPIVGDPITVVAGIMREPLPTFVLLVAIAKIGRYIVLAAATTGLA; encoded by the coding sequence ATGGCCGACCTGCTGGCCTATCTCGGACTGTTCGCCGCGGCGCTCGGGGCGGCGACCATCATGCCGATGCAGTCTGAAGCCGTTCTTGTCGGCCTTCTCCTATCCGAGAAGTTTTCCACCTTCTGGCTCCTCGCCGTCGCGAGCCTCGGCAACGTGCTCGGCGCGCTGGCGAATTGGCTGCTCGGCCGCGGCATCGAACGCTTCAGGGAAAAGCGATGGTTTCCGATCGGCCCGACAGCGCTCGACCGTGCACAAGGCTGGTATCGCCGCTTCGGGAAGTGGTCGCTGCTCGCAAGCTGGCTGCCGATCGTCGGCGATCCGATAACCGTCGTGGCGGGCATCATGCGCGAACCTCTGCCGACATTCGTCCTGCTGGTGGCCATCGCCAAAATAGGGCGATATATCGTGCTTGCAGCAGCGACGACGGGGCTTGCGTGA